Proteins encoded by one window of Channa argus isolate prfri chromosome 1, Channa argus male v1.0, whole genome shotgun sequence:
- the LOC137101877 gene encoding pyridoxal kinase-like isoform X1, protein MECRVLSIQSHVVRGYVGNKSASFPLQVLGFEVDSINSVQFSNHTGYSHWKGQVLTADELHVLYEGIKLNNVHHYDYVLTGYTRDTSFLEMVVDIVQELKRANPNLVYVCDPVLGDHGSMYVPQNLYPVYKNKVVPVADIITPNQFEAELLTGKNISTEKDAIEVMDLLHAMGPDTVVITSSDLPSRLGDRFLVSLGSQRHVRPDGSRTTQRVRIEVPKVDAVFVGTGDLFAAMLLAWTHHYPNDLKTACEKTFSVMHHVIQRTISYAHELAGPGRRPSPPQLELRMVQSKADIEDPAIVTEATVPYTLTLALEQEPWIDRMFGLPGLRQGVAGSSQGMVTGFCTL, encoded by the exons ATGGAATGCCGTGTTCTGTCCATACAGAGCCATGTAGTCCGGGGATATGTGGGCAACAAAAGCGCCTCTTTCCCATTACAG GTTTTAGGGTTTGAGGTGGATTCCATCAATTCTGTCCAGTTCTCCAACCACACAG GTTATTCTCACTGGAAAGGTCAGGTGTTGACAGCAGATGAGCTTCATGTTCTTTATGAAGGCATCAAATTGAACAATGTACACCACTACGACTATGTTTTAACAG GGTATACCAGAGACACATCCTTCTTAGAGATGGTAGTGGACATTGTTCAGGAGCTAAAGAGAGCCAACCCCAACTTGGTGTATG tgtgtGACCCTGTCCTTGGTGATCATGGATCTATG TATGTTCCACAGAATCTTTATCCTGTTTATAAAAACAAGGTGGTTCCTGTTGCTGACATTATTACTCCTAACCAATTTGAGGCTGA attATTGACAGGGAAAAACATCAGCACAGAGAAAGACGCCATAGAG GTAATGGACCTTCTCCATGCTATGGGCCCAGACACAGTGGTCATCACCTCCTCTGATCTACCCTCCAGACTAGGAGACCGCTTCCTTGTGTCTTTGGGCAGCCAGCGTCATG TTCGTCCAGACGGCAGCAGGACGACACAGAGAGTTCGAATAGAAGTTCCCAAAGTAGATGCCGTCTTTGTAGGAACTGGAGATTTGTTTGCTGCTATGCTGCTAGCGTGGACACACCACTACCCTAATGACCTGAAG ACGGCCTGTGAGAAGACTTTTTCAGTCATGCACCATGTTATCCAGAGGACCATATCTTATGCTCACG AGTTAGCAGGTCCTGGTCGGAGGCCCAGTCCACCCCAGCTGGAGCTGAGGATGGTTCAAAGTAAAGCTGACATAGAAGATCCTGCCATAGTTACGGAGGCCACAGTC CCTTATACCCTAACTCTGGCTTTGGAACAAGAGCCATGGATAGACAGAATGTTTGGTCTGCCTGGACTGAGGCAGGGTGTTGCCGGCTCTTCACAGGGAAT GGTTACAGGGTTTTGTACGTTATGA
- the LOC137101877 gene encoding pyridoxal kinase-like isoform X2, which yields MPCSVHTEPCSPGICGQQKRLFPITGYSHWKGQVLTADELHVLYEGIKLNNVHHYDYVLTGYTRDTSFLEMVVDIVQELKRANPNLVYVCDPVLGDHGSMYVPQNLYPVYKNKVVPVADIITPNQFEAELLTGKNISTEKDAIEVMDLLHAMGPDTVVITSSDLPSRLGDRFLVSLGSQRHVRPDGSRTTQRVRIEVPKVDAVFVGTGDLFAAMLLAWTHHYPNDLKTACEKTFSVMHHVIQRTISYAHELAGPGRRPSPPQLELRMVQSKADIEDPAIVTEATVPYTLTLALEQEPWIDRMFGLPGLRQGVAGSSQGMVTGFCTL from the exons ATGCCGTGTTCTGTCCATACAGAGCCATGTAGTCCGGGGATATGTGGGCAACAAAAGCGCCTCTTTCCCATTACAG GTTATTCTCACTGGAAAGGTCAGGTGTTGACAGCAGATGAGCTTCATGTTCTTTATGAAGGCATCAAATTGAACAATGTACACCACTACGACTATGTTTTAACAG GGTATACCAGAGACACATCCTTCTTAGAGATGGTAGTGGACATTGTTCAGGAGCTAAAGAGAGCCAACCCCAACTTGGTGTATG tgtgtGACCCTGTCCTTGGTGATCATGGATCTATG TATGTTCCACAGAATCTTTATCCTGTTTATAAAAACAAGGTGGTTCCTGTTGCTGACATTATTACTCCTAACCAATTTGAGGCTGA attATTGACAGGGAAAAACATCAGCACAGAGAAAGACGCCATAGAG GTAATGGACCTTCTCCATGCTATGGGCCCAGACACAGTGGTCATCACCTCCTCTGATCTACCCTCCAGACTAGGAGACCGCTTCCTTGTGTCTTTGGGCAGCCAGCGTCATG TTCGTCCAGACGGCAGCAGGACGACACAGAGAGTTCGAATAGAAGTTCCCAAAGTAGATGCCGTCTTTGTAGGAACTGGAGATTTGTTTGCTGCTATGCTGCTAGCGTGGACACACCACTACCCTAATGACCTGAAG ACGGCCTGTGAGAAGACTTTTTCAGTCATGCACCATGTTATCCAGAGGACCATATCTTATGCTCACG AGTTAGCAGGTCCTGGTCGGAGGCCCAGTCCACCCCAGCTGGAGCTGAGGATGGTTCAAAGTAAAGCTGACATAGAAGATCCTGCCATAGTTACGGAGGCCACAGTC CCTTATACCCTAACTCTGGCTTTGGAACAAGAGCCATGGATAGACAGAATGTTTGGTCTGCCTGGACTGAGGCAGGGTGTTGCCGGCTCTTCACAGGGAAT GGTTACAGGGTTTTGTACGTTATGA